The window cctccccggaccctcgctcagcggggacgcgtaatgcgaccgggccgccctttttttttttttatagagctGTCTTATCATTGTATTCTACATTGAAAGTAGAGGTAGCAATTATCGAGTTCGTGTCATGTCAATTTCAGATTAGTGTCAAAATCAgtcaacactaacccaacccaaaaacttccgtgtcaaaatcgtgttagcctaatcgggttagtgtcgatttcgtgtcgtgttttcggatcacgtgtaattttactatgtacgTATATTAATGACGACTTTTTAAACTAGCTAAATAAGAATTTATTCGTACCATTTTGAATGTGGATTATCCTTAACATTTGAAATTacaaagggtaaattacatcatttactcattttcactgtatgaccattaaacttcaaaacataaataaaagtcactcaactttacactttttaacattatggccactaaacACTAACTAACGCCACAAAATGGatgataacgacctcaaaatgaaaatattcaagaattaaagttgtttaggatgacatttaccatgaaaccacattctTTATGATCCAAAATCACAATTTctagagctttctctctctagaaattCACTTTGTCTCTTCTAACccaacaacacctaaataacctcaaaatgaaaattttaaagaattaaagtttcttagaatattatCAATTCTTGGAATtctttattttgaggtcgtcaatggttattttgaggcgttgattgaagtttagtggctataaatgttaaaaagtgtaaagttgagtggcttttatgttacattttaaacttcagtggccataccataaaaatgagtaaagttcagagAACATGAGCCTAGGTTCCAGGACCCCTTAGCGCCATagtgcgcctttaacaactatggtcTTATCATTGTATTCTACATTTAAAGTTGCGATTTTGGTTCCATTTTTGTGATGAATTATCCTTACATAGTCATAGGCACTCCTTAAAACTGCTGCAAGTGAATTTAAATGCTTAATACATCAGTTACCTTGAAtatgtccaaaaagcttgattggcccctgaacttaCATGTGTCTCATTAGCCCCTAAGCTTGCTTAAATTATCATGATTAAATTcttaaatctataaaaatgtCATAAACATATACAAAACAGAaagttattttgttttatacACTTAGAATCACGAATAAGGCCTTTATTtcttaagttttgaattttttacagatttagacaaattgaaatgtatatcattttaaacaagttcaggggggaAAATGGATCAGTGTAAGCAAGTTCATgggtggagtgtgataatcagatctttggtgtgatacgaatccgaggaaacgtttttacggttgcttcaattacgggataaaaaaattctcaatttggggttatgttttacaattggacaagtttaaggggtaagttgttataattgaaagttagagggggcagttgcaacatttggacaagttcaggggttatttgtgtattaggccttttgtATGTTTAAggagccaatcaagcttttgggacaagttcaggggctcTTGATGTATTAAAACCGAATTTAAACTAGCTAAATAAGagacaatcatatcactttcagTGGTGCTGATAAATTGAAATTACAAATTGTTAGGTTTTACTAGAGCTGGCTAGAAGCAGGAACAAAATCCCAATGCCGAAGAAGAGAGTAGGTGGTGGCCCTGGAATCCTACTCCCACAAGAGCAGGACACACTGATTAGAGCAAACTACCAACTAGAAATAATACCAAAGAAGCAGGCTGTTGaagaaacagaagaagaagaggatgaAGAAATTGCTGATCCAAACTCCTCCTCATCTCAACAACCAAAACCAGAAATCCCACTCACTACAACTACTACTCTTACTCCTCAAAGGGTATCCTTTCCTCTTGCAAAACGTCCCAAGTAAGACTTATTTCACAATGTGGTGTATCATATattcatagttgttaaaggcgctcCTCGACAGTCAAGGCTCAGGGTCTTGAGCCTTGAACCTAGAAAAGGAGGCTATGTACAAAAAGCACTCCCTTGTGCACCTCGCTCGCGCTTGGGAGCCTGGTGCGCCTGGTGGTTTttacttagtttttttttttttaatttttacagTTTTCTCTAATCTAACTTAAATAAGATTAATCTTAACCCTTAATTTAAATAGGCCTGATACATCTCCAGCCCCCTCAAGTTGTTCAAAAACTGCAATTGACCCctaaatttcaaaacattataACTAACCCCCTCAACCTGCTTATTTGGAGAAAATAACCCCTCAagttgcttatttggaacaaataacccctcaaattgcttatttggaacaaataaacCCTCAAGTCGCTAAGTAACTCCTAAACCCAAAACAACATTTAAAAGCGACTTGAGGGCTTAtttatttgtttcaaataagcaagttcaggggttaGTTGCAGTTTTTTGACAACTTAGTGGGAATATATTAGACCATTTAAATAAGAATATCAAGAGTCTCCgtcataattaaaaatatataaaaaatagagaaaGATTAGGAGAAGTCACATAAAGTCTCTTCCACTCCAGGCAAAACAAACTTCGTGAGACacaaagtgaagaagaaacaCAGACATGTTCTTTTTTACTGACAATGAATGATTATTAGTTTAGTAGCATTAGTTATAGTTATTTTAGGTTAAGACGTTAAGTATATGTTAATGTCTCTATGAAGTATGAACTTAATTTGATGTTTTTGACAATTATGATTTAGTACTATGTTTTTATGTGGTTTTGTTTTGTGTATGTGTGGTCATAAGTGTGTTTTTTTGGTTTAGGGTAAAGTCCAAAAAACTCTGTACTTTTACATATTGTCAAACTGGTACCTGAAAAAAAATTTGTCCAAGCTGTCACTGAGCTTTTTTGTTTTGCTAAAATCAAGGATCTTAAAATTAAATGAGCGTTGACgacttcaaaattgaaaaattcaaagacttATGAtgttctaagcaactttaattcttcaactttttaattttgaagtcatttaagtgttgtttggtgagcagagagaaaatgaatgttttaGAGGGAGAAAGCttcgaaaatgatgattttgaaaaattaaaattggttCCATAATAAAGGTAGTACTagacaattttaattcttggaattttcaCTGTTtggagtcttaggagcggcctcttgccaaataaattggcaggggaaggcttgcccctagtacacgtagtgcgaccgggccgtcctttttttttttggacaattttttttttcaggtaCCAGTTTGACCCTTTGGTTTATGATTTAACTAGTAAAagagtatattttatttttattttctgcg is drawn from Euphorbia lathyris chromosome 9, ddEupLath1.1, whole genome shotgun sequence and contains these coding sequences:
- the LOC136205182 gene encoding transcription initiation factor TFIID subunit 9-like isoform X1, translated to MAEGDENLPRDAKIVKTLLKSMGVDDYEPRVMHQFLELWHRYVADVLTDAQVYSEHAGKSTVDCDDLKLAIQSKVNFSFSQPPPREVLLELARSRNKIPMPKKRVGGGPGILLPQEQDTLIRANYQLEIIPKKQAVEETEEEEDEEIADPNSSSSQQPKPEIPLTTTTTLTPQRVSFPLAKRPKQPAPR
- the LOC136205182 gene encoding transcription initiation factor TFIID subunit 9-like isoform X2 — its product is MAEGDENLPRDAKIVKTLLKSMGVDDYEPRVMHQFLELWHRYVADVLTDAQVYSEHAGKSTVDCDDLKLAIQSKVNFSFSQPPPREVLLELARSRNKIPMPKKRVGGGPGILLPQEQDTLIRANYQLEIIPKKQAVEETEEEEDEEIADPNSSSSQQPKPEIPLTTTTTLTPQRVSFPLAKRPK